The Punica granatum isolate Tunisia-2019 chromosome 4, ASM765513v2, whole genome shotgun sequence genome has a window encoding:
- the LOC116205557 gene encoding uncharacterized protein LOC116205557 produces the protein MENYKNRLLLLLSVIALSSPESTQPRSVSTDREGLVKTIESGVHGVLIDCIDIHKQPALRHPLLKNHTIQMAPNSLYPVGQEDEKPRRGTNISQSWSKNGECPHGTISVLRMTEPAHRQPPPRFPQIIKNENAYGSNEVIFESPKGHEYAQLAAINGNYQGAAAYVNVWEPIVFSNETSTAHIWLASPGNRNNVIMAGWMVNPQSQFGKKPTFFIYWTVDGNQKTGCYNLDCPGFVKLNPDILGFPAPQISTYNGQQFDFNLRIVKDPSTNDWWVFLDTQAVGYWPGSLVTGLNKGAFIATWGGHVDFSSSPPVSRHTTTEMGSGHFPGEGFTKAAYFRNVGYATGDQNNKVGQVGEYYKLITRPECYDVQEGSNPDWGTSFYYGGPGYSANCQYST, from the exons ATGGAAAATTATAAGAACAGACTTCTCCTGCTTTTATCGGTAATTGCCTTGTCTAGTCCTGAATCTACTCAACCCAGGAGCGTCTCGACTGACAGAGAAGGACTTGTGAAGACGATTGAG AGTGGAGTACATGGTGTGCTGATCGACTGCATAGACATCCACAAACAACCCGCTCTCCGTCATCCGCTTCTCAAGAATCATACTATCCAGATGGCACCGAATTCATTGTATCCAGTGGGACAAGAGGATGAGAAACCGAGGAGAGGGACCAACATCTCCCAAAGCTGGTCGAAGAATGGAGAATGCCCACATGGAACAATCTCGGTCCTCAGAATGACTGAACCAGCACATCGTCAACCTCCTCCGAGATTTCCTCAAATAATAAAGAACGAGAATGCCTATGGCAGTAATGAAGTCATCTTCGAATCGCCAAAGGGACATGAG TATGCTCAATTGGCTGCAATTAACGGGAACTACCAGGGAGCTGCAGCGTATGTTAACGTCTGGGAGCCTATCGTCTTCTCCAATGAAACGAGTACTGCTCATATTTGGCTAGCCAGCCCCGGGAACAGAAATAATGTTATAATGGCTGGTTGGATG GTAAACCCTCAATCCCAATTTGGGAAGAAGCCGACTTTCTTCATATATTGGACT GTCGACGGTAATCAAAAAACAGGTTGCTACAACCTAGATTGCCCAGGTTTCGTGAAACTCAACCCAGATATTCTTGGATTTCCAGCGCCACAAATTTCAACTTACAATGGGCAGCAATTTGACTTTAATTTAAGAATAGTGAAg GATCCTTCGACAAACGATTGGTGGGTATTCCTCGACACGCAAGCCGTTGGATACTGGCCAGGATCGCTCGTCACCGGCCTGAATAAGGGTGCTTTTATCGCAACATGGGGAGGTCATGTGGACTTTAGTAGCTCACCGCCCGTAAGCCGTCACACGACTACCGAGATGGGCAGTGGCCATTTCCCAGGCGAAGGCTTCACGAAAGCAGCCTATTTCCGGAACGTAGGGTATGCTACCGGAGATCAAAACAATAAGGTTGGGCAGGTCGGGGAATACTACAAACTCATAACGAGACCGGAGTGCTACGATGTGCAAGAGGGGTCGAACCCGGACTGGGGAACATCTTTCTACTATGGTGGTCCTGGATATTCAGCAAACTGTCAATACAGTACTTGA